The genomic interval ATGTCGCCCACCCCCAACGTCACCCGCTTCTTCTGCGGGAGGGGCTTCAGCGACTTCACCTCATCATCCTCCGAGCCCTTGTCCGTCACCGGTGCTTGCGTCGCGCTGCCCGCCGCCATTCCCTCCACGGGAGCCGCGTCTCCGCCCTCCGCGGGTGGGTTCGCGCCCACTGCCTTCTCCGCGACAGCCTCGGCGGCGACCACCCGCTGGGGTGGCGGAGTCGAAGGCACCGGGGCAGGCGCACGAAGGTCTCCAGGCGGAGCCACCTCCACCGGGCCCGAGGAGACCGACGGCGCCGCCACCGTGTCCGGCGCCGACGCGGGAGCCGCGAGATTCCGGTAGCCCACCAATCCTCCCCCCGCGAGCAACAGCCCCGCGGCGAGGCCAATCACCATGGGACGCCAGCTCCGGGAACGCGTCGTGGGCGGCGGCTCGGGAGGAGGCGCGTTCGCGGTGGCGGGCGTCTTCGGCACCGCGGGCACCAGCCCCGACGACGACGCGGGCGAGTGAGTCCCCCATGCCTGCGCCGTGGGCGCGGTCTGCGCCGCCCCCAGCGAAGCCGGAGCCCCCACGACATGGGTCCCCGCCTCCATCACCCCCGTGGCCTGCGTCACGACGCCCAGGGCCGCGGAGAGCGAGGCCAACGTCGGGATGCGGGTGCGCTCCGTGTAGCGCTCATCCCCGAAGTGGCTCCGCAAGAATGGGCCCAATTGCTGCGTGCCCACTCCGCTGTAGTTCTCGCCGAGGAAGGCCTCCAGGTCCTGAGCGAACGCCTCCGCCGTGGGGTAGCGGTCATCCGCGACGGGCGCCATGGCCTTGAGGACGATGGCCTCCAGTGCCTCGGGCAGGTCGGGACGCAGCTCGCGCGGACGCTTGAACTCGTTGTGCAGCAGCGCGTTGAGCACCGCGAGGTCGTTCTCCCGCGAGAAGGGCCGCACATGCGTGAGCGCTTCGAACAGGCTGACGCCCAGCGCGAAGATATCCGCGCGCCGGTCCACCTCCTGCCCTCGGGCCTGCTCCGGGGCCATGTACATGTACTTGCCCTTCACCACGCCGGTGCGCGTGTTGACGAGCCTCGACTCGGCCTTGGCGATGCCGAAGTCCAGCACCTTCACCTGTCCCTGGTACGTCACGTACAGGTTGGATGGAGAGATGTCGCGGTGCACGACGTTGAGCGGCTGCCCGCTCTCATTGGCGAACTCGTGCGCGTAATGCAGCCCGCGCGCGGAATCGATGAGCACCCGCAGGACGATGGGATACGGCAGGTACTGGCGCCTGCGCCCCGCGAGCCGCAGCGTCGTGGAGAAGTCCTCGCCCGCGAGGTACTCCATGCAGATGTAGTAGCAGCCCTCGGTGAAGCCGAGCTCCTGAATCTGGATGATGTTGGGGTGCGCGAGCTTCGCGGCGAGCCGTGCTTCGTCCCGGAACATCTCCACGAAGTCGGGGATGTTGGACAGGTGCGGCAGCATGCGCTTGATGACGACGTTGCGCTCGAAGCCGTCGGCGCCCAGCAGCTTGGCCAGGAAGATTTCCGCCATGCCGCCCTCGGCCAGCTTGCGCACGAGCACGTAGGGCCCATAGGGGCGCAGGAGCGGCGGCGGAGCGTCCTCGGAGCCGTGATGTGTCGACTGGGGGGGAACCATTCTCAGGGCCCTCGCTGTCTCAGGGTGCGCACCGTGTGGATATCCGGAGCACCGGGACGCGACATCTTAAACATCAGCATCGGGGGCGAGCCCACGGGCTCCACCCATGTATCGAAGCGGTGCTTCGCATCCAGGGCCACGGGACGTCCATTGATGGACACGCGTGTGTTCACAGGGGCCACCCCGGTGGTCCTCACCTTCGCCGCCGCGCGCTGGCCATTGCGCGGCTGGGAGACCAACAGCAGCGGCACCGAGTTGTCGTAGACCAGCTCCAGCTTGTTCATCCGGCCCCCCTTGAGCTGCTCGCCCGTCGCCGACAGCGGCGTCACGGACCAGAGGTAGCTGCCCTCGCTCAGCGCGCCCGCGTCCAGCGCCGCGCGAGCCTCCGACACCGTGCGCTCCGCGACCACCTTCTCCAAGGCGCCCACCCGGTACACCGCCACCCGGTACTGCGCGGCGGAGGCCTCCTCGCCATAGGTGAACGTCACCGCCGGAGGTTTGTCTTGGTAGAAGATGGTCGTCTTCTCCAGCCCCTCCGGCACCACGTTGCGCACCCGGTCCAGGTCCCGGCCGAGCCGCTCCGGTGCGAACGTCGCGCTCCCGCTCGCCACGTCCTTGCCATCCTTGCCGCGCACCCTCCAGTGCAGGAGGCCTCGCGCGGGCGCCGTCACGTTGACGAAAGGCTGGAACACCGTGCCGGACACCAGCGGCTCGGTGAACGCCTCGTCCGTCGCCACCTCCACCGTCGCCTCGCCCTCCTTCTCCCAGCCGAACGCCACCTCCGGCAACCCCTGGTGGTACACCTCCACGCCATCGCCCGGCCCCAGCATCAACGACGCCGGAGCGAGCGTCTCGACGACCACCGCGCCAGACTCCGCCGTCACCGTGGCCCGCTCTCCCGCACGCAGCACCTGGCGCTTGTCGCCTCGCACCAACGTCAACTGTCCGGTCTGCGCGTCCACCAGGTAGCCGGACGCCGTGCGCCTGACCGCGACTCTCGACGCGCCGTCGCCTTCCAGCGCAAGCCCTGGCAACACCACGCGGCTCTCGCGCCCCTTCGCGAGTTGCACGCCGAGCCCCCCCTGCTTCAGGTCCATGCGCGCCTCGTCGCGGTTGCCACCCTGCGCCGCGGCCTCGAGCACCATCTCCGCCGAAGGGCCCAATGACAGCCGCGAGGACGAGCCCTGCAACGCCATCTCCACCGACGACCCCGCGCGCGTCCGAATCCCATCTCCCGGCGCGAGCACATCCCCTTCCGCGCGCATCGCACGCCAGCGCTTCGCGCCCTTGGACTTCAGCTCGGCCTTCCCCGAGCCCACCCGCACCGTCACTTGGATGGGCGCCAGCTCAATCAGATGGGAGCCCCGCAGCAGCAGCTCCGCGCGGCCCGCGGACACCGACACGGAGTCACCCTCCGACGCGCGCAGCTGCTGACCTTCCTTGGTGACGAACTCGATGGCCCCCAGCTTCACCTCCACGCGGCCAGAGTCCTTCCCCACCTCAACGCGCACCTCGCTGGGCTCCGAGCCCACCCGCGTGAGACCAAAGGGCGTCATCAGCGTCAGCGAGACCTTCTTGCCACCCGCCGGCGCTCCGGCCGCACGCGCGGGGACTCGAGACAGCACGATGCCTCGCTCCACGGTGAGCACCACGCCCCCGGACTCCTCGCCCAGCCCGACGCGCGCGTCGGAGCCGACCTCCACCGAGCGCCCATCCGCGAAGCGCATCGTCGCCGTCCCCTTGGGTCCGGTCTCCACCGCATCACCCGAGTAGAGCGGGCCTTCTTGCGCGGGGAGCTTCTTGCCGCCGCGCTCCACCATCACCTCGCCGGACAGCCCCTCCAGCCGGGCCAGCTCCACGGCGGCGCCCACGGCGGCCACGGTGGCCGCGTCGGGAGCGGACATGGGTGGAGCGGCTTCCTCCTTGTCACAGGCCGCGGCGACGAGGAGGAGGGACAGGAGCCAGGGACGCGTGTTGCTCACCGTTTCTGCCTCGGGAAGAGATCGACGTTGAAGATGGCCTGCTCGCCCTCCTTCAAGGTGACGAGCTTCGACTGGGACAGATAGCCCCGCGCGGAGATGGTGATGCGATAGGTCCCGCCGCGAACCTGGAAGGCGAACGCCCCCTTGGCGTCCGTGCGCGCCTTCACCTTGGCCTGGGGAATGAGCAGCGTGGCGGCGATGGGCTTGCCGCCGCGAGCGCTGCGCACCTGGCCCTTGAGCGTCGCGGGCTCACCCTTGCGCTCCAACGCCAGTGGCACCGACAGCGCCGTCTCCATCCCCGCGACGATGACGGCCGCCTCCTCCGCCGTCCGATATCCCGTGGTGCTCGCCATCACCGACACGGGCCCGGGAGGCAGGTCCTTCACCCAGGCCTCACCCTTCAAGTCCGTGCGCACCACCGAGGCCCCCACCACCACGCGAACCCCCGGCAACGGAACCGCGTTCGACGCGTTCACCACCGTCACCTTCAGTCCCCCCGTGGGAGGCGGCAGCTTGCGCGCCCGGACCTCCAGCGCCACCCGCCCGCCATCCTCCACGGTGCCATGGGCCTCGACGGGCTCGTAGCCCTCCGCGCTCACCCGCGCCAGGAGGGCACCGGGCGGCAGCTCCGCGACCTCGACCAGGCCCTTCGCATCCGCGTCTCGCGGCGCGCCCTCGATGCCTCCCGACACCAACACCACTCGCGCGCCCGGAAGCGGCGCGCCCGACTCCGCGTCCAGCACCTGGAGCGACACCGCGCCCACCGGCACCCGCACGGGCACCATCGGCGGCGGCGTGAAGGCTCGAGACGGGGGCGCGTCATTCCACGCGAGCTCCAGCGCGGCGCCCACCCGGCGCATGCGCTGCTCGGACCGGGTCCCATCCGCCAGCGTCACCGTGTCCTGCACATGTTGGAAGTCCAGCAGCGCCGTGCCGGCCCACCGCGCCGAACCCGCGAGGGGAAAGAGCAGCGCCCCTCCCGCCGCGAACCCCGTCGCCTCCGCCTTGGCCCCCGCCGCGTCACGCGCCGACAGCGACACGGGCACCTCGCCCCTCGCCTCCACCGCCAGCCGGGTGAACAGCGGCACCCGCACGCTCGCGCTCAAGAGGGCCGCGTGCCGCACGCCGCGCGACAACACCGGCTCCGTGGACACGCCGAAGTGCGGCAGCTGCGCATAGCTGTAGCCCGCGCCCAGCTCCGCCCGCACCGGCCCCAGGAAGGTCCGCACCCGAGGCCCCACCGACGCACGCAACAGGCTGCCTCCGGTGATCCTCACCGACCCTTCCTTCAGGTCGAATCCCTCGCGCTGGACCGCCGCCCACCCTCCCAGCCAGGAGCCCGCCCAGAACGTCCCCACCGCCGCCAGATCATTCGGTGTGAAGCCCTCGTAGGTGAGCCCCGGCCCTACATCCGCCTGGGTCCCATTGCGCACGGCGAGGCCGTAGCGAAGGCGCAGCGAGGCTCGCTCGCGCACCTCCTCCGCCCGGACGGACGGGACGCTGACCAGCACCAACAGCAAAGGCGCCAGACGCGCCAGGATGGGGGAAAGGGGGCGTAGGGGCGTCAAAGCCCGGCCGAGTATAGAGAAAGCCGGGAACACTCCCAAACCGGTGCCACCAGTTGACCCGGAAATCCCCCCGGCCTCCTGGGAACCCCACCCAGGGGGGAGGCGGAAAGGGGGGCATGGGCCCAGGACACCGCGTTCTCACCGCGAGGCGCGGATGGCTTCTTGCTGGAGTGGAGGGGCTTTGCTAAGCATCCTCACGGTCGGTAGCGCCTCGTCTAACCTCCGGGATTCACTCCAGAAACAAGGGAGTGTCTTTCGTGAGCGGGGCGAGCGAACGCTGAGGAGCGCATACGCCCATGGGCACGCAACTGGTGATGTACGAAGAGGAGTTCACCAAGATCAACGCCGTTTGCGACCGGCTCACCAAGGACGCGAACGCGAAGGTGGTCTTCCTCGTCGACAAGAACGGGCAGCTCATCTCCTCGGCGGGCCAGACGCAGAACATCGACACCACCTCCCTGGCCTCACTGACGGCCGGCAACGTGGCGGCCATGGGCGGACTCGCCAAGCTGATCGGCGAGAACGAGTTCCCCAACCAGTTCCATGAAGGGGCGAAGGACTCGCTCTACATGACCATCGTCGGCAGCCGGGTGGTGCTGGTCGTCATCTTCGACAACCGCACGAGCCTGGGCCTCGTCCGCCTGCGCATCAAGAAGGCCAGCGACGAGCTCACGAAGATCTTCGAGAGTCTGGTGAAGAAGACGGACAGCCCGGGTGCCGGGTCGCCGTTCGCCGAGATCTCCGACGACGATATCGACAACCTCTTCAGCGAGTAACCCGGGAAGCCATGTCCTTCATCAACTACTCATCCCGCGAAATCAACTGCAAGATTGTCTATTACGGACCGGGTCTCTGCGGGAAGACGACCAACCTCCAGTACATCTACAACAAGACGGCGGCCGAGACGAAGGGCAAGCTCATCTCGCTCTCCACCGAGACGGACCGCACGCTCTTCTTCGACTTCCTGCCGTTGTCGCTCGGTGAGATTCGCGGCTTCAAGACGCGCTTCCACCTCTACACGGTGCCTGGCCAGGTGTTCTACGACGCCAGCCGCAAGCTCATCCTCAAGGGCGTGGACGGCGTGGTGTTCGTCGCCGACAGCCAGATCGAGCGCATGGAGGCGAACATGGAGTCCATCGAGAACCTCCGTGTGAACCTGGCCGAGCAGGGCTACGACCTGAACAAGATTCCGTACGTCGTCCAGTACAACAAGCGCGACCTGCCCAACGCGGTGACGGTGGAGGAGATGCGCAAGGCGCTCAACCCGCGCAACATCCCCGAGTATCAGGCCGTGGCGCCCACCGGCGTGGGCGTGTTCGACACGCTCAAGGCGGTGGCGAAGCTGGTGCTCACGGAGCTGAAGAAGGGCGGCTGAGAGCAAGCGGCCGGACACCTCCGGCCTCCCGTACCGCGGGTGACAAGACGCCCCGCGGTCAACGGTGTTACAACCGCCGCCGACGGGCCAGGCCGTCCGCCTCCTGAGGTCGCATAGTGCGTGTCGAAGCCGTCACCCTCCGCCTCCTCGCGCTCGTGAGCGCCACCCTCTGTGGGGCGGCGCTCGCGCAGGAGCCGCGCTCCCCGGCCCCAGCCGCCGCCTCTTCGTCGAGCGCCACCGCGGCTCCGGAGGGTGACAGCACCGCCGACGAGGCCTTCAACTCCCGCGTGAAGACGCTGGAGGAGCAGGTCGCCGACTTGAAGGAGAAGATCTACCGCTCCAAGGCGCGCCTGCTGCTGTTGCAGGAGACGGTGCTGGGCGGAGACGTCACCACGGGCGCTCGTGCGCTCATCGTCCACAAGAACGAGATGGGCGGCTCCTTCATCCTGGAGTCGGTGACGTACGCGTTGGATGGCGCGCCCATCTTCACGCAGCTGGACCTGCAGGGTGAGCTGAGCAAGCGCGAGCAGTTCGAGGTCTTCAACGGGCGCATCGTCCCGGGTCAGCATCAGCTCGCGGTGCGGTTGGTGTACCGGGGCAACGGCTTCGGCGTGTTCAGCTACCTGGAGGGCTACAAGTTCAAGGTGCAATCCAGCTACACCTTCAACGCGGAGCCAGGAAAGGTCTCCACCGTGCGCGTGGTGGGCTACGAGCAGGGTGGCATCACCACGGACCACAAGGACCGGCCGGCGGTGCGCTACGACATCGAGCTGTCGCGCGACTCGGCGCCTCGCATCGACGGTGAGCCAGGCGCCAGCCCTCCGGCCACCTCCTCCACAGAAGCGCGGTAGGGGCCGCCGGTGAACGTGTCGCTTCGCGCCCTTGCCCTCGTGCTCAGCCTCGCGGGGGGCACTTCCACCTCCGCCGCCGAGCCGCCGCCCACGCCGACGCAGCAGGAGCTGGAGCGCAACCTGTCGTCGGTGGAGCAGCAGCTCCGGGCCGCCGAGGAGGGCCTTCGCTTCGTGGAGACGCAGTACAGCCAGCGCCCCGAGCCCGACGAGGCGCAGGCCCGCGCGCGGCGCTACTCGGATGCGGAAATCCAATACCTGCTGGGCGACTGGAACGCGGCCTCCGTCCTCTTCTACGACCTGGTGAGCGACCCGGCGTTTCAAAGCCACCCGCGCTACCCCGACGCGCTCTTCTTCCTCGCGGACGCGCTGTACCAGCAGAAGAACGACCTGGGCGCGCGCATCTACCTGCGCGAGCTGCTCGCCCTGCCCTCCCCTTCCGCGCGGCACCGCGACGCGCTCACGCGTTATCTGGCCATCTGCGGGAAGCTCAACCTCTTCGATGGCATCGAGCCCCAGCTCGAGCAGGCGCGTGCCCTGTACGGGGGACAGCTTCCGCCCGACCTCCAGTACGTGAACGGGAAGTGGCTCTTCCGCCGCATGGACCTGCCCCCCGCCGAGCGCATGGCTCGCGCTCGCGCCGCCTTCGCGCCGCTGGCCCAGGTCCCGGGCGGGCCGTATCAGCTCCAGGCCGGCTACCACATGGCCGTGCTGTCGATGCAGGCCGGTGAGCTGCCCCTGGCCATCCTCCAGTTCCAGCAGCTCCTCGTCCCCGTGCCGAGGGAGGACGCGGCGCCCGCGACGGACGGCAAGCCCGTGGTCCGGACGACCGCGGACACGGACCCGGCGCGCATCCGCGAGCTCTCGCTCATGTCGCTGGGGCGCCTGCTCTACGAGGCGGGCCGCTTCGATGAAGCGCTGGACCGGTACGGCCAGGTGCCTCGAGAAAGCGAGTCCTTCCCGGAGTCGCTCTACGAAATCGCGTGGACCCAGGTGCGCAAGGGCAACCATCAGGAGGCCAAGAACGCCGTCGACATCCTGTTGATGGTGGCGCCGGACTCGCGGCTCGCGCCCGAGGCCAAGCTGCTCCAGGGCCACCTGCTCCAGAAACTCCAGAAGTACAACGACGCCATCGCGGCCTACGACGAGCTCATCAACACCTTCCGCCCCGTGCGGGAGAAGGTGGATGCGATGCTGAGCGCCAATCGCGACCCCGTGGCGTACTTCGACCGGCTCCTCGCGCGCACGGACACCGTGCCGGATGTTCGCACGCTGCTGCCCCCGCTCGCGTTGAAGTACGCCTCCACCGAACGCGAGGCCAGCGACGCGGTGAAGATGGTGGGCGACATCGACACCGGCAAGAAGGGAACCGTCGACGCGCGAGAGCTCGCCGCGCGCATCCTCCTGGCCCTGGAGACCCGGCGGCTGGAGACCTTCCCGGAGCTGCAGGAAGGCTTCATGCGCGCGGACGCGGTGGAGACCGCCGTCGCGAACGCGGAGGCCGCGCTCGTGGAGCTGGAGCGTCACACGCTGGAGTCCTCCCTCACCGCGACGGAGCGGGAGAAGCTCTTGCCGTTGCGTCACGAGCGCGAGGCGCTGGCCACGCGCTTCGCCACGCTCCCCACCACGCAGAAGGAGATGGAGGAGCGGCTGCGGCGGATGCAGGCGCGCGTGGATGCCGTGGACCGGGAGGCCTTTCGCCTGGGCGCGGAGGTGCGCGGCCTGCACGCCATCGCCGCGGCGGTGCGCAAGTGGGTGGATGACACGCGCCTGATTCGCCAGACGCCCCCCGACGAGGAGCGAGAGTTCCTCGTGCAGCTCCAGGCGGAAGTCCAGACGCTCCAGGAGCTCCAGCAGGAACTCGACAAGACCCGAGGCCGGCTCGCGGACGAGCGCAACAGCGCCGCGGCGAGCCTCGCTGGAGAGAAGGCCATCCGAGGCAAATACCTCGCCGCGCTGCGCGCCGAGCACGACGTGCTCTCCGAGGCCGAGCGCCGTCAGTCTCCCTCAGGACTGCTGACCCGCGCGCACCAGGCCAGGGACCAGGGTCTGGCCCTCAGCAAGCGCGTGGCCCAGGCGCAGAGCGCGCTGCTCGCCCGGGTTGACCAGCGCGGACGCCGCATTCGCGAGAAGGTGCTGGCCGAGCAGAAGCTCCTCGACAAGTACGAGGCCGAGGTCGCCGCGGTGTCCAGCAACGCCAAGCAGTTGGTGGGCCGCATCGCCTACGACAGCTTCCGTCGCGTGCGCCGGCAGTTCTACGACCTGGTGCTCAAGGCGGACGTGGGTGTGGTGGACGTGGCCTTCACCGAGAAGCAGGACAGGACCACGGCCATCCAGAAGGTGTCGGCGCAGAAGGCCGAGGCCCTGCGCGCGTTGGACGCGGACTTCCGGGGTGTGCTCGCGGAGGATGGCCGGTGATGCGGCGTGTCCTCGCGGTGCTGCTCTGCGTCGCCTCGCTTCCCTCCGCCGCACAGGCGCAGGACGCGGGCACCCCTTCCACGCCTCAGGCGGAGAGCCCCTCCACCGCTCCCGAGCCCCGCTATCTGAAGGGCCTGGGCCGCACGCCCGACGAGGAGGTGCTGCTCGACGACGTGAGCGAGGCCCTGCGCACGTACGAAGAGGAGTCTCGCGAGTTCAGCGGCGACGTGCAGCGCCTGATGGAGCGCAGGTACGAGCAGAAGCGCGACTCGCTGGCGTCCTCGTACGAGAAGGTCATCCGCGACTTCGAAGCCCAGGAGCGCAAGGAGCGGATGGAGGCCATCGTCCGCTTCGAGGAGTTCCTGCGCCGCTACCCCAATGAGCCTCGCTACACACCGGACGTGATGTTCCGGCTCGCGGAGCTCTACTACGAGCGCTCCCAGGACGAGCACCAGCTCGCGATGAAGGAGTACCGGGAGCGGCTGGAGGCGCACGACAAGAACCCGGACTCGGCCTTTCCCGTCGAGCCGAAGAAGGACTACGCGGACTCCATCACGCTGTACCGCCGGCTACTGAAGGACTACCCCAGCTACCGCTTCAACGACGGCGCCTGGTACCTGCTGGGCTACTGCCTGGAGGAACAGGAGCAGGTCGAGGAGAGCTTCCAGACCTATCAGCAACTCATCGCCCGCTATCCGCGAAGCCGCTTCGCCACCGAGGCGTGGGTCCGCATCGGCGAGTACTGGTTCGACAACTACAAGGACTCGCAGGCCCTCCCCCGCGCCGCGCAGGCGTTCGAGGCCGCCGCCCAGGACAAGCTCCACCCGCTCTACGACAAGGCCCTCTACAAGCTCGGCTGGACGTACTACCGCATGGACCGCTTCGACGAAGCGGTGGAGTCCTTCCTCTCGCTCGTGGACTTCTACGAAGCCCAGCGCGTGGCCAAGGGTGAAGCGGAAGCCGGCGGCGACCTTCGCGAGGAGGCGCTCCAGTACGTCGCCATCTCGCTGACAGATGAGTCGTGGGGCGGGCTGTCTCGCGCCCAGGCGCTCTTCACCAAGCGAGGCCCCAAGCCCTATGAAGCGGACATCTACCGCCGCCTGGGCCACCTGTTCTTCGAACAGACGCATCACCCCGAAGCCATCGCGGCCTATCAGCGCGCGCTGGAGAAGGACCCGCTGGCGTCAGACGCACCCGAGCTCCAACAGCGCATCGCCCAGGCCTACGAGCGGGACCGGAAGATGGCGGAGTCCTTCACGGAGTCGGAGCGGCTCGCCAGCCTCTACCAGCCCGGGACGGTCTGGTACTCGAAGAACCAGGGCGACCCGGACGCGCTCGCTCGGGCCGATGTCCTCGTCGAACGGAGCCTCTCCACCAGCGCCACGTTCCACCACCAGCAGGCGCAGGTGTTCAAGAAGGAAGGCAAGCTCGAGCAGGCCGCCGCGGGCTTCGCCAACGCCGCGCGCGCCTACGGCACGTATCTGGAGCGCTTCCCCCGCAGCAAGAGCGCGGGCGAGATGCGTTTCTATTACGCGGAATGCCTCTACTTCTCCTCGCAGTTCGCCGCCGCCGCGAAGAACTACGAGCTGGTGCGGGACACGGGCGCCAGCCTCAAGCACCGCGACGACTCGGCGCTCAGCGCGGTGCTCTCGTGGCAGCAGGTACTGACCCAGGACATCCAGGCCGGCAACGCGCCCGACCTCAAGCCCCTGCGCTCCACCGAACGTCCCGAGGGCGTCGAGGTGAAGTCCGTGCCCCTGGCACCCACCGAGCAGAAGCTGGTGGCGGCGTCGGACAAGTACGTGGCCATGCTGCCGCGCGACGCGAAGGCCGCGGGCATCGCCTACAAGGCCGCGGAGCTCTACTACTCCCACGGAGACTTCCCCGAGGCGCGGCGGCGCTTCGAGCGCATCATCCAGATGTGGCCCAAGAGCGACGTGGCCCGCTACTCCACCAACCTCACCGTCGAGACCTTCCTCATCGCCAAGGACTGGCGCAGCGTGGAGGAGGTCAGCGCGAAGCTGGCCAGCAACACGCAGGTCATCGACCCGTCCAGCGAGCTCCACCAGCAACTGGTGAAGTTCAAGCTCGCCGGCCGCTTCAAGCTGGCCGACCAGCTCCTGGCCGAGGGCAAGTACGAGGAGGCCGCGCGCAAGTACATCCAGCTCGTCGACGAGGAGCCCCGCCACGAGTTCGCCGACAAGGCCCTCAACAACGCCGCCGTCGCGCATGAGAACACGCGGCGCTTCGACTCGGCGCTGAAGCTCTACGAGCGCATCTACCGCGAGTACCCCAAGTCGCCCCTGGCCGACGCCGCGCTGTTCCGCGTGGCGGTGAACGCGGAGAAGTCCTACGACTTCGACAAGGCCGTCGTCAGCTACCAGAAGCTGGTGAAGGACTACCCCGCGTCCAAGGACCGCGAGGCGGCCCTCTTCAACACGGCCCGGCTCCTGGAAGGACAGCAGCGCTACGCCGAAGCCGCCTCGGCCTTCCTGCGCTACGCGGACCTGTACCCCTCCGCCGAAGACGCGCCGAAGAACCAGTACCACGCCGCCGTCCTGCTCGAGAAACAGGGCGACCCTCGCGGCGAGGTGCGCGCGCTCCAGGAGTTCGTGCGCAAGTACGCGCGAAAGCCCGGCCAGGTGGAGCTGGTGGTGGATGCGCACCGGCGCATGGGAGACGCGCACCAGAAGCTCGGCGACGAGCGCGAGGCCCAGCGCGCCTATGCCCAGGCCGCCAGCGAGTTCGACCGGCGCAAGCTCAAGCCGGACACCCATCCGCTCGCGGCGAACGCCGCGGCCTTCGGCCGGTTCCAGCTCGCGGAA from Myxococcus stipitatus carries:
- a CDS encoding tetratricopeptide repeat protein, yielding MRRVLAVLLCVASLPSAAQAQDAGTPSTPQAESPSTAPEPRYLKGLGRTPDEEVLLDDVSEALRTYEEESREFSGDVQRLMERRYEQKRDSLASSYEKVIRDFEAQERKERMEAIVRFEEFLRRYPNEPRYTPDVMFRLAELYYERSQDEHQLAMKEYRERLEAHDKNPDSAFPVEPKKDYADSITLYRRLLKDYPSYRFNDGAWYLLGYCLEEQEQVEESFQTYQQLIARYPRSRFATEAWVRIGEYWFDNYKDSQALPRAAQAFEAAAQDKLHPLYDKALYKLGWTYYRMDRFDEAVESFLSLVDFYEAQRVAKGEAEAGGDLREEALQYVAISLTDESWGGLSRAQALFTKRGPKPYEADIYRRLGHLFFEQTHHPEAIAAYQRALEKDPLASDAPELQQRIAQAYERDRKMAESFTESERLASLYQPGTVWYSKNQGDPDALARADVLVERSLSTSATFHHQQAQVFKKEGKLEQAAAGFANAARAYGTYLERFPRSKSAGEMRFYYAECLYFSSQFAAAAKNYELVRDTGASLKHRDDSALSAVLSWQQVLTQDIQAGNAPDLKPLRSTERPEGVEVKSVPLAPTEQKLVAASDKYVAMLPRDAKAAGIAYKAAELYYSHGDFPEARRRFERIIQMWPKSDVARYSTNLTVETFLIAKDWRSVEEVSAKLASNTQVIDPSSELHQQLVKFKLAGRFKLADQLLAEGKYEEAARKYIQLVDEEPRHEFADKALNNAAVAHENTRRFDSALKLYERIYREYPKSPLADAALFRVAVNAEKSYDFDKAVVSYQKLVKDYPASKDREAALFNTARLLEGQQRYAEAASAFLRYADLYPSAEDAPKNQYHAAVLLEKQGDPRGEVRALQEFVRKYARKPGQVELVVDAHRRMGDAHQKLGDEREAQRAYAQAASEFDRRKLKPDTHPLAANAAAFGRFQLAEAELKKFDALKIGGWGKALVRSFAVKRAAVKTVKDAYARVYPYKQLEWSLAAAYRSGYALERFANTIIETPVPPDVKRLGEDAVVTYQDLLAQNTAELEDAAVESYAIALAEARKNRVSNEWTRRTLEALNRFRPKEYPVLKEPKQALASEGAYPAGLVGQVSGPPRPASADESRLTGGSKP